The DNA region CTGATCTCGCTGAGCTCCGTCTTGAAGAAGCGCGCCGCCTCGCCGGCCGCGCGGCCGCTGTCGTTCATGAAGGTCTGCGGCTTCAGGAGCAGCACGCGCTCAGCGCCGATGGTGGCCTCGGCCGTCTCGCTCTGGAAGCGCCGGCGCCAAGGCGCGGCGCGATGCGCGGCGGCGATCGCGTCCATCACCATGAAGCCGATATTGTGGCGGTTGCCCGCATAGCGGGGGCCCGGATTGCCGAGGCCGACGAGGATCTGCATGGCGATATCCCGGCTCCGGCATTCGTGCGCATCCTTCTCCCGCTTGCGGGAGAAGGTGCCGAGGCGAAGCCGAGGCGGATGAGGGGCGGTCGAGCGCCTCCCCGGCGTCCCTCATCCGCCCTCACTGCGTTCGGGCACCTTCTCCCGCCTCAAGTGGCGGGAGAAGGAGAAGGAGGAGGCCCTCAGCCCTTCTTCGGAGCGGCAGGCGCGGCGCCGGCCTTCGCGGCGGGAGCAGCGCCGGCCTTCGCGGCGGGGGCGGCGCCGGCCGCAGGGGCAGCGCCGGCGGCAGGAGCGGCAGCGGCGCCTTCCGCGGTCGCGCCGGCGGCTGCGGTCGCGCTCTCGGCCTCGGTCAGCACCGTCGGCGGCGCGATGGTCGCGACCGTGAAGTCGCGCTCGCGGATCACCGGGCGCACGCCCTCGGGCAGGGCGATGTTCGAGATATGGACGCCGTCATTGATGTCGAGGCCCTTGAGGTCGGCCGTGAGGAATTCCGGGATCACCTCGGGCAGCGACAGCAATTCGATCGTGTGGCGCACGATGTTGAGCGTGCCGCCGCGCTTCAGCCCGGGCGAGGCGTCCTGATTGATGAAGTGCACCGGCACCTCGACGCGGATCGCGACGCCCGCGGCAAGGCGCAGGAAATCCACATGGATCGGGAAATCCTTCACCGGATCGAGCTGGAAGTCGCGCGGGATGACGCGCTCCTGCTTGCCGTCGACATCGACCTCGAGGATGGTGGTCAGGAAGCGTCCGGCGCGGATGCGCAGGCCGAGATCCTTCGAATCGAGCGAGATGGTGGCGGCCGGCGCGCCTGCGCCATAGATGACGGCGGGGGTGCGGCCCTCGCGACGCACGGCTCTGGCGGCCCCCTTGCCGCTCTTCGCCCGCGCCTGAGCCTTGATCTGCTTCACGGCGGTCATGGTTCAAGTCCTTCGGTTCTGTGTGCGAACACGGCTGCCGCCAACGTCCGTAGGCGCCCGTGCCGTCGCCGGCCGGCCGTCTTCGTTCGTTCGCGGGAAGCCTGGCGCGAAAACGCCTCCAAGGGTGCGGATTTTTCGCGCGGGCGCTCTATAGCCGGGGAGCGGCAAAAACACAAATTCGGGGCGCCAGTGCGGCCGTCAGGCCTCCTGCGGTGCCGCCCAGGCGAGCTTGGCATGCACCTTCTCGAGGATCATGCGGTTGGCACGCAGGACGATATCGTCGAGCGAGGGCGTATGGGCGAAGATCGCGGCCGCCCGCGCCCGGATCTCCTCGAATGTCGGGACGGAGGGCAGCGACATATTGGCGAGGGCGTCCGCCGCCATATGGCGCGCCGAAGCGAGCTTCTCCTGCAGCTCGGAGAGGCTCGGCGTATCGGCAAGCGCCGAGTGCAGCGCCGCCGCGATCCTGTCGGTATCGAAGGAGGAGGCGAGCTGATGGGCGGCGCGCTCGATCACCTTGGCGCCGAGGCGCTGTTCGTTGCGGACCACGGCCTTGGGCGGGCTCTTCATATCCCAGATGACGCCGTGGAACGAGAGCAGCTTCAAAAGGTAATAGGTCGGGTCGTATTCCCACCAGCGGAAGCCCTGGCGGGCGCTCGCCTGATAGGCATGGTGATTATTGTGCCAGCCTTCGCCCATGGTAATCAAAGCGAGCAGCCAGTTGTTGCGGGAATCATCGCCCGTCACATAGCGCTTCTTGCCATGCACATGGGCGAGCGAGTTGATGCAGAAGGTGGCGTGGTAGACCGCGACCGTGCTCCAGAAGAAGCCGATCACGAGCTGCGTCCAGCCGCCGATGAGGAAGATGAGCACAGCCAGCATGATGGCCGGCGCCTGCTCGAAGCGGTGCAGCCACATCAGCTCGGGATAGCGCGCGAAATCGGCGATCTTCCCGAAGTCCGCCTTGTCGTGGCGACGGGCGAAGATCCAGCCCATATGCGCGTAGAGGAAGCTCGTCTGGCGCGGCGAATGCACATCGTCTTCGGTGTCGGAGTGGAGATGATGATGGCGGTGCTTGGCGGCCCACCACAGCACGCTCTTCTGCGTCGTCGTCTGCGCCATGAAGGCGAGGATGAACTGGAACACCCGGTTCGTCGCAAAGGATCGGTGCGAGAAATAGCGGTGATAGCCGGCCCCGATGAAGAAGATGCGCACCCAGTAGAGCGCGATGCCGGTGGCGACGGCGCTCCAGGTCACGCCGGTGAAGATCGCGGCGAAACAGGCGAGATGGACCAGCACGAACGGCAATACCGAGGGGTAGATGATGTCGTCATGCTCGCGAGGGGCTGCGGGCATTGGGTTGGCGGGCTGTGGACTTTGCAGTGTGCTCAAGGACGTGTCTTTCTGCAGCGGCAAGAAATCCGATTCAAGAATCCGATGTTCGATTCGGGAAAGATCAATGCCGCTAAATTGGGAAATGCGCTAGTCGGGGAAAAGGCTTAGCCTTCATTTTCGCCCCGTGTTTCGCGACCCTGGCACGGCAATGACGATTTTTTGATGGCAAGGCGGTGCAGGGGCATGCGCCACTTACCTTCTCCCGCTCTTTCGCGGGAGAAGGTGCCCGAACGCAGTGAGGGCGGATGAGGGACGCCGGTGAAGCGCTCAACCGCCCCTCATCCGCCTCGACTTCGTCTCGGCACCTTCTCCCGCGAAAGAGCGGGAGAAGGAAGAAGCGCTACTCCCGCTCGCTTGCCGCCAGCACCGAGGTGAGCAGCCCCGGAAAGCGCGTTTCGAGCTCGGCGAGGCGCAGCGAGATATGGCGATAAGCGCCCTCGATGCGGGTGCGGGTCACGCCGGCCTCGCGCAATTTGGCGAAATGATAGGTGAGGTTCGACTTCGCCCCCTCGTCGCCGAAGGAGCCGCAATGCATCTCCTTCTCCTCGTTGAGGCGCCGCACGATGCGCCGCCGCACCGGATCGCTGAGCGCGTCGAGCAGGGAGGAGAGGTCGATCTGATCGATTCCCGGGTGGTGCAGCGGCTTCGCCATGCCTTTTGCATAGCCGCAATGCGCGAGGAGTTCAACTCCTGTTGAACAATTGACCTTCGGGCCCCAAAGTTGCATAGTTCAAAATATCTTGAACTAATGAATTTTGCCCGAGGGACTATTCCTATGTCGAAGCTCATTTGGCTGACGCTCGGCGCTTTCGTGATCGGCACGGAAGCCTTCGTGATCGCCGGCCTCCTCCCCGACATCGCCCAGGATCTGGGCCAATCGATCGCCATGACCGGGCATCTCGTCACGCTGTTCGCGCTGGCTTATGCGGTCGGCACGCCGATCATGGCGGTCGCGACCGGCGCGGTCGAGCGCAAGCGGTTGTTGGTCGCGAGCTTGTCGCTGTTCGCGCTCGCCAATCTCGTCGCCGCCATCGCTCCGAATTTCGTCTCGCTCATCGGGGCGCGCCTGCTTCTCGCCTTGACGGCCGGCACCTTCATGCCGGCTGCCAGCGCCTATGCGGCGCTGAGCGTCGGGCCCGAGCGGCGCGGCCGCGCCATCTCGCTCGTCTATGGCGGCATGACCTTGGCGACCGTGCTCGGCCTGCCGCTCGGCACCTCGATCGGCCAGGCGCTCGGCTGGCGGGCGACCTTCGTCTCGGTCGCCATCCTGACTGTCCTCGCCGTGATCGGCATCCTCATCGCCTTGCCGAAGCAGGCGGCCCCGCCCGCGGTGTCGCTTGCCGCGCGCATCGCGGTGGCGCGTCGCGGCGAGGTGTTGTCGATCCTTGCGCTCACGGCGCTCTGCCTCTCGGGCGCCTTCGTGATGTTCACCTATATCGCCCCCTTCCTGCAGGGTCCGGCGGGCTTCGCCCCGGGCACGCTGCCCTTGATCCTCATGGCCTTCGGCGTTGCGGGCGCCATCGGCAACATAATCGCGGGCTATGCGGGCGATCTCTGGGATCTGCGCAAATATATCGCGACGCTTCTCGTGATCCTCACGGGCGCCTTCGCCTTCCTGAGTTTCGCGGTCGCGACCTTCGAGGGAAGCCTGGCGCAAGGCCTCGTCATCCTCGGCGTGGTGGTCTGGGGCGTGGCGGGCTGGGGGATCCCGGCGGCCCAGCAGACCCGCCTCGTCAAGCTCGAGCCGCAACAGGCCTCGGTGCTGATCTCGCTCAACGCCTCGGCGCTCTATCTCGGCACCGCGCTCGGCGCGACGCTCGGCGCCGTGACGATCACCTATGTGTCGGTCTCCCGCCTCGGCTTCGTCGCCGCCTGCATGGAGGCGCTCGCCGTCATCGTGCTCGTCCTCACCTCGCGACGCCGCGCCTTGCCGCAAGAGGCCGCCGCCTGCCCCGCCGCCAAGGCCTCGCTGTCGGCGGCGCCGAGCGGAGTGGTGCGATAGGGCGGGCTTCCCTGGGACCGCGGGCGTCCGAGCTTGTGAGTTTTTGAAACAGCGGGAAAAACTTGCCGGGACCCGCCTGTTTTGCTGTGAGTAAATAGCGTAAATGGTCGGAAAAGGCCTTCAAGAACTTGCTCTGTCGATGCCGGCCCCGTTCTCCGCGACGTTCTCGACACCGCCCTTCGTGATCATTTCAAAAACTCACAGCCTCTCCCGCCCGCCCTTGCGAACGGCGAGGCGCACCGCCGGGAAGGAAGGGCGACCGAGACGGTCGCGGTCCCAGGGCGGCGCTTCCCTTGGACGGCGGGCGTTCCCGCCCGCCCTTGAGACCGCTGGGCTGGCGCACCGCCGGGAAGGAAGGACGACCGAGACGGTCGCGGTCCCAGCGCGCCGTGCTTTCCCATAACCGCGCTTTCCGCTAACAAGCGTCATGCCTGAACTTCCTGAAGTCGAAACCATTCGGCGTGGTCTTGCGCCGGTGCTCGAAGGCGCGAGCTTTACGCGGGTCGAGCTGCGCCGCCGCGATTTGCGCTTTCCCTTTCCGGAGCGCTTCGCCAAGCGGCTCGAAGGGGCGCCCATCCTGTCGCTCGGGCGGCGCGCCAAATATCTCGTGGCCGAGCTCGGCAGCGGCGAGACCCTCGTCATGCATCTCGGCATGACCGGGCGCTTCACGGTCGAGGAGCGCAATTCTCGACACTTCGAGCCCGGCCGCTTCTATGACGACAGCGAGCGCCTGACGGCCCATGACCATGTCGTGTTCCACCTCTCGAGCGGCAAGCGCATCGTCTACAACGACGTGCGCCGCTTCGGCTTCATGATCCTCATCGCGCACAACGAGCTCGAGGCGCATCCGCTGTTCCAGGGGCTCGGCATCGAGCCGGTCGGCAATGAATTCGGCGCCGACGAGCTCGGGCGTCTGTTCGCCGGCAAGGCGCGGCCGCTGAAATCGGCCCTGCTCGACCAGCGGCTGATCGCCGGCCTCGGCAATATCTATGTCTGCGAGGCGCTGTTTCGCGCGCGCCTCTCGCCCGAGCGCAAGGCCGCGAGCCTCGCAGGTTCGGGCGCGCGGGCGAGCGACAAGCGCGAGGCGCTGGCCGAGGCGATACGCTCAGTCATCGCCGAGGCGATCGAGAAGGGCGGCTCGACCTTACGCGACTACGCCAAGGCCGATGGCGAGCGCGGCGCCTTCCAGGACGAGTTCCGCGTCTATGGCCGCGAGGGCGAGCCTTGCCTCCGCGAAGGCTGCCGCGGCATCGTGCGGCGCAGCGTGCAGGCCGGACGTTCGACCTTCTTCTGCGCGCTGTGCCAGAAATGAGGAGGGGGGCATGTCGCCGCCCCTGATCTTCGACCGCGCCTTGATCCGCCGCCGCCTCGCCCGCGCCGAGGCCGCGGGCGCTGCGGATTTCCTGATCAGCCATGTGGCGGCCGATCTCGTCGACCGGCTCTCCCCCGTGCTGCGCACATTTGCGCTCGCGGTCGATCTCGGCGGCGCCACGGCCCATGGGGCGCGGGCGCTCGCCCGCAGCGGCCGGGTCGAGAGCGTGGTGCGGCTCGCGGCGCTGCCGCCGCAAGCGCGCGGCAGTTTGCCCGTGGTGGTGGCCGATGAAGAGGCGCTGCCGCTGGCCGATGAAAGCGTCGACCTCGTCACCTCGTTGCTGGCGCTGCAGGGCGTCAACGATCTTCCTGGTGCGCTGACGCAGATCCGTCGCGCCTTGCGCCCGGACGGGTTGTTCATCGCCTGCCTGTTCGGCGGCGAGACGCTGACCGAGCTCCGCCAATGCCTCGCCGCGGCCGAGACCGAGCTCGCAGGCGGCGTCTCGCCGCGCATCGCGCCTTTCGCCGATGCGCGCGAGCTCGGCGCGCTGTTGCAGCGGGCGGGTTTCGCCTTGCCCGTCACCGATGTCGAGAGGCTGACGGTGCGCTATGGCGAGCCCTTCGCGCTGATGCGCGATCTGCGCGCCATGGGCATGACCAATCCGCTCGTGGAGCGCGGTCGCAAACCGCTGACGCGCGCCGTGCTGATGCGCGCCGGCGCGATCTATGCCGAGCGCTTCGCCGATGCGGACGGGCGGCTGCGCGCGAGCTTCGACCTCGTCTGGCTGTCCGGCTGGGCTCCGCATGCGAGCCAGCCCCAGCCTTTGAGGCCAGGCTCCGCCAAAGCCCGCCTCGCGGACGCGCTTGGCGTCACCGAGATCGGCGCGGGCGAGAAGGCGAAGCCGTGAGGGCGGGCCGCTTCATTGGGACCGCGGGCGTCCCGCCCGCCCTTGCGAACGGCGAGGCGCACCGCCGGGAAGGAAGGGCGACCGAGACGGTCGCGGTCCCAGGGCGCGCCCCAACACACAAGGTTGCGCGGGCGGCGAAGATGTTGCATAGAGGCGCCGCGGAGCAGCACGGCGCGTCGCGTCGAGCGGGTGTAGCTCAGGGGTAGAGCACAACCTTGCCAAGGTTGGGGTCGTGGGTTCGAATCCCATCGCCCGCTCCAAATTTCCTAATTGAACTCAGTTGCTTAGAACGGTCCCCTGGGGCCGTTTTTTGCTTCCCCGACCAATTCGAAGAAATCGGGGAAGCATGGGGGAAGCAGCGGAATGCAAGCTTCATCGCAGATCCGGCGGCATACGTCGGTGCGGTGCCGACCTGCGGCGATTGACCGAGACCTCTGAGTTGCCCGTCGCCCGCTAGCAATTTCATGACGCAGTGCGTGCCCCAACAATTCGCGCGATACCCATGATCAGCACGATCCCCGCAGGTCTGCAAGCAGATGCAATTCCGACATGGTGTCCATCGCGGCGTCAGCGCGACCAAGACTCCAGGGCCGTTGTACCTAGGGGATCTGTCCATATCTCAGGGATTCGAGGGTCTCCAGTTCAAAGGATTTGTTTATACCCCGAACCCCTGTCGGCAGGTGTCAGCTGCAGGTGCCCGCTTGGGCCGACCGACGACCGCATCGTAGGTCGAGGACGTC from Rhizobiales bacterium GAS188 includes:
- a CDS encoding LSU ribosomal protein L25P, with the protein product MTAVKQIKAQARAKSGKGAARAVRREGRTPAVIYGAGAPAATISLDSKDLGLRIRAGRFLTTILEVDVDGKQERVIPRDFQLDPVKDFPIHVDFLRLAAGVAIRVEVPVHFINQDASPGLKRGGTLNIVRHTIELLSLPEVIPEFLTADLKGLDINDGVHISNIALPEGVRPVIRERDFTVATIAPPTVLTEAESATAAAGATAEGAAAAPAAGAAPAAGAAPAAKAGAAPAAKAGAAPAAPKKG
- a CDS encoding Delta-9 acyl-phospholipid desaturase is translated as MPAAPREHDDIIYPSVLPFVLVHLACFAAIFTGVTWSAVATGIALYWVRIFFIGAGYHRYFSHRSFATNRVFQFILAFMAQTTTQKSVLWWAAKHRHHHLHSDTEDDVHSPRQTSFLYAHMGWIFARRHDKADFGKIADFARYPELMWLHRFEQAPAIMLAVLIFLIGGWTQLVIGFFWSTVAVYHATFCINSLAHVHGKKRYVTGDDSRNNWLLALITMGEGWHNNHHAYQASARQGFRWWEYDPTYYLLKLLSFHGVIWDMKSPPKAVVRNEQRLGAKVIERAAHQLASSFDTDRIAAALHSALADTPSLSELQEKLASARHMAADALANMSLPSVPTFEEIRARAAAIFAHTPSLDDIVLRANRMILEKVHAKLAWAAPQEA
- a CDS encoding transcriptional regulator, ArsR family, translated to MAKPLHHPGIDQIDLSSLLDALSDPVRRRIVRRLNEEKEMHCGSFGDEGAKSNLTYHFAKLREAGVTRTRIEGAYRHISLRLAELETRFPGLLTSVLAASERE
- a CDS encoding Predicted arabinose efflux permease, MFS family, with the protein product MSKLIWLTLGAFVIGTEAFVIAGLLPDIAQDLGQSIAMTGHLVTLFALAYAVGTPIMAVATGAVERKRLLVASLSLFALANLVAAIAPNFVSLIGARLLLALTAGTFMPAASAYAALSVGPERRGRAISLVYGGMTLATVLGLPLGTSIGQALGWRATFVSVAILTVLAVIGILIALPKQAAPPAVSLAARIAVARRGEVLSILALTALCLSGAFVMFTYIAPFLQGPAGFAPGTLPLILMAFGVAGAIGNIIAGYAGDLWDLRKYIATLLVILTGAFAFLSFAVATFEGSLAQGLVILGVVVWGVAGWGIPAAQQTRLVKLEPQQASVLISLNASALYLGTALGATLGAVTITYVSVSRLGFVAACMEALAVIVLVLTSRRRALPQEAAACPAAKASLSAAPSGVVR
- a CDS encoding DNA-(apurinic or apyrimidinic site) lyase, giving the protein MPELPEVETIRRGLAPVLEGASFTRVELRRRDLRFPFPERFAKRLEGAPILSLGRRAKYLVAELGSGETLVMHLGMTGRFTVEERNSRHFEPGRFYDDSERLTAHDHVVFHLSSGKRIVYNDVRRFGFMILIAHNELEAHPLFQGLGIEPVGNEFGADELGRLFAGKARPLKSALLDQRLIAGLGNIYVCEALFRARLSPERKAASLAGSGARASDKREALAEAIRSVIAEAIEKGGSTLRDYAKADGERGAFQDEFRVYGREGEPCLREGCRGIVRRSVQAGRSTFFCALCQK
- a CDS encoding Methyltransferase domain-containing protein → MSPPLIFDRALIRRRLARAEAAGAADFLISHVAADLVDRLSPVLRTFALAVDLGGATAHGARALARSGRVESVVRLAALPPQARGSLPVVVADEEALPLADESVDLVTSLLALQGVNDLPGALTQIRRALRPDGLFIACLFGGETLTELRQCLAAAETELAGGVSPRIAPFADARELGALLQRAGFALPVTDVERLTVRYGEPFALMRDLRAMGMTNPLVERGRKPLTRAVLMRAGAIYAERFADADGRLRASFDLVWLSGWAPHASQPQPLRPGSAKARLADALGVTEIGAGEKAKP